A portion of the Carya illinoinensis cultivar Pawnee chromosome 11, C.illinoinensisPawnee_v1, whole genome shotgun sequence genome contains these proteins:
- the LOC122282270 gene encoding uncharacterized protein LOC122282270: MKHLSWNCRGLGNPRAVHDLCLLVREKKPNLVFLIETKLRTSKFDSIKRKLGFDCCFPVEPSGKKGGLAMLWKKEYAVQLVNYSQHHIHMLVTEEEDQQQWFCTGFYGHPETSKRSSTWNLLSMIRPSFNQAWCVMGDFNEILASNEKWGGRQRPEKQMEEFRHAVHCNNLHDLGWKGSLFTWSNRQQGLHYTKERLDRVIANPPWINMFKRLAVETLAARRSDHRPILLTCYRTGFPTMVKSHKFMFEAKWTKDVEGEDVVRKEWRRVTCGQDGWGQIKEKLKACAQVLTRWNKGKKVDCEKEILDKTEELRKLQDVEGPLNIDPVKNLQKELEFLLEQEDIKWRQRAKVNWYHASDKNTRFFHLCATHRHKKN; encoded by the coding sequence ATGAAAcacctaagttggaactgtcgggggcttgggaacccccgtgCAGTTCATGATCTCTGCTTGCTGGTCAGAGAAAAGAAACCCAACTTAGTTTTTCTCATAGAGACAAAACTAAGAACATCAAAATTTGACTCAATTAAAAGGAAACTTGGGTTTGATTGTTGTTTTCCTGTGGAGCCTTCGGGAAAGAAGGGAGGGTTAGCTATGTTGTGGAAGAAAGAATATGCGGTTCAGTTGGTGAATTACTCACAGCATCACATCCATATGTTAGTTACTGAGGAGGAGGATCAGCAGCAGTGGTTTTGCACTGGTTTTTATGGTCATCCAGAAACTAGTAAAAGAAGCAGTACATGGAATCTACTCTCTATGATTAGACCAAGTTTTAACCAAGCTTGGTGTGTCATGGGcgattttaatgagatattgGCTTCAAATGAAAAATGGGGTGGCAGACAAAGACCTGAAAAACAGATGGAGGAATTTAGGCATGCTGTGCATTGTAATAATCTACATGATTTGGGCTGGAAAGGGAGTTTGTTTACCTGGAGCAATAGACAACAAGGCCTTCATTATACAAAGGAAAGATTAGATCGTGTCATAGCTAATCCTCCATGGATAAACATGTTTAAGAGGTTAGCTGTGGAAACTTTAGCTGCCAGAAGATCAGATCATAGACCAATTTTGTTGACCTGTTATAGAACTGGTTTCCCAACTATGGTTAAAAGTCATAAGTTTATGTTTGAGGCTAAATGGACTAAGGATGTGGAAGGGGAGGATGTTGTTAGAAAAGAATGGAGAAGGGTGACATGTGGGCAGGATGGGTGGGGACAAATTAAGGAAAAACTCAAGGCTTGTGCTCAAGTGCTCACGAGGTGGAATAAGGGAAAGAAGGTGGACTGTGAAAAGGAAATTCTAGACAAAACAGAAGAACTAAGGAAATTGCAAGATGTGGAAGGCCCTTTGAATATAGATCCTGTTAAAAATTTACAGAAAGAACTGGAGTTTTTGTTAGAACAAGAAGACATTAAATGGAGGCAAAGAGCTAAAGTGAACTGGTATCATGCTAGTGATAAAAATACCAGGTTTTTTCACCTTTGTGCAACTCATAGGCATAAGAAGAACTAG